The Xanthomonas sp. DAR 34887 genome has a segment encoding these proteins:
- a CDS encoding H-NS histone family protein, producing the protein MSKKTLESIFSAKAKIVEELRKLEEREAALRQEQAAAAVAEIAGLLSLYGEYFTPKQKAELAVAIGANSPGRGRKAAPTQARKEVAPKYWLPHTHETWSGRGRPPRAFTAWEGTAAYKHWKANHPDEKFPKYPG; encoded by the coding sequence ATGAGTAAGAAAACTCTGGAGTCGATTTTTTCTGCCAAGGCCAAGATTGTAGAGGAACTCCGTAAGCTGGAAGAGCGGGAAGCGGCGCTCCGCCAAGAACAGGCCGCCGCGGCTGTCGCGGAAATCGCGGGCCTGCTGAGCCTATACGGCGAGTACTTCACTCCGAAGCAGAAGGCCGAACTGGCGGTGGCCATTGGCGCCAACAGCCCGGGCCGTGGCCGCAAGGCCGCTCCCACCCAGGCCAGGAAGGAAGTCGCCCCCAAGTATTGGCTGCCGCATACGCATGAGACATGGAGCGGCCGGGGTCGTCCCCCGCGTGCCTTCACGGCGTGGGAGGGCACCGCTGCCTACAAGCATTGGAAGGCCAATCACCCGGACGAGAAGTTCCCGAAGTATCCGGGCTAG